A single Candoia aspera isolate rCanAsp1 chromosome 7, rCanAsp1.hap2, whole genome shotgun sequence DNA region contains:
- the LOC134501115 gene encoding polycystin family receptor for egg jelly-like translates to MPFLRPLLFIFCWSCCSPSTLAALLHLMPPPLSVTCTKPENHVYQRQDHRFQVSCLWDRYVALRYSKAPGGNPKDGGAESPVPPLCHWYRDSILVNRTTHWTGQLTFGPGLPREGPHPPWASTQIIVQCASVLCSAPLCLYHNLSIEVVGQDVHLFLLWPHTLPVLERQPVRLGWCARLKNSAWRYRFKSQGGHPEELLIPTNQHSEPPPFTVYPSAELHQVCRSYYSYHLTVQYPHRGSYAASISAEPGPQISLRLDFFVEPALLFVFRVTSKLQKHLPGSLTLSWDLRQLSREIVAYQLLDPQGSLGQSHFYDYNPFSLHSRFCAVPTSHHTKETVVASMYFHTSQRVVGRVRGKLDFSNGTLTFWTSRATSISIRLNPQKNTISTYIFSHAQGLYYSTQKGSVDNDPGGNSTLCYVLYQQAGLSYLVTVQFMQPQLFRFSLAIYLNRNEALFKTLGGNEMEVYVFNSTSPDSSLVYVVWFIPVQHPLLQCEWTFSLQVFDSIGRNLVKNYSFAYADQIRNAAHFVPDAALAFNPALYAGFVAKVKCMETARTPMVFTAMFNTYVAKVIESQIACQQKPCTIPEIRIHQAVDTQRILYYAQGTEFTLAADMQVNCPGPKATKVIWNIYKVSSLSDTPDWSKPLNPPGVEERNFIALKVPSSSLDTGLYLFNFTMQLISFTLPQKVERSDAVHVEIGLDRWGAAIAGGQFRTVGFSDRWILKGSVLFNGEVVSLSQGLSFTWYCTKRKTDYASMTLSRDGKCHPDQVDLKWTASSDSIQMVLPQTLQANTTHNFLLVVQNGSRIAQAQQAVHVQAHSALLLNIACIENCGTSVIPTERFCLSGKCANCREIKSSYYWSLRSAQSNEIKFDWSSKTTTGRTNSYLHLRASALVSMAEESYILSLKVITKDGRSSLCEYSFYVNAPPQVGKCVLSPRIGTAFLTKFIIQCSGFQDRNEPLAYKVIAASDQIKISSISSIQNNTLGIIIYSGHESQTPWSFLPPGRPSQNSALTIYVQVYDALGAFSQVTLQATVLDQRKQKTNALLHHELHELINGSSAPVAASLITKDYLSIGYIVYMVASALNNIEASPSSQVPKAALRQRLLNIAAGIPVTTTGEINQVVLSICQATHEIAEVNRATQLLAVRKLKKVSKALKRHRDQGLGSKETEILSNGILAGLSNILSASLLHHGNPNAEAVKEAISVTEVLANLVLHGKVPGGHETNMVAENWTIHLWKDEKWDISETFSKRKQCRNCFYPKLKQGSHVELGVDSVVSTVLYEFEQNPFPWLHFTDNIGTMVMGFKMMGTDSKGGITSVLPDVVEMILTRKNKAIFDLTIGPDKKRPKTTGGFNLEIKRSSSDIFIQLVPKRKITFQVFIYLGVNFSHSPLVLYNASHLRPPTVVKKDTVIPECAIKVPYVLCLPKSLLWSPAYNSGADILNISVVLQSHPIVRGQTAKFVRVAVFAAGCLELDGVQDQWKEDTCSLGPQTSWSKIHCVCKAKKHSPKSTRSSSAGISGPGIRFLAGKVLLFPNQVDMNMYLLAPAGKNPVPGLTVFAVFLIYILLAVWVRRKDSTRIEEQIIDLPDNDPFHTMRYLVTIYTGSRPRAGTKADVFIELTGQNGSSDVHHLRHPAFPEVLQCRRIDTFILTTKEDLGDLFSIHIWHNYGGFGPNWYLSRIKVKNVDTNQAWLFLCRKWLALGRNNYQIEWTFEVTDPEVPISRTDYFFIMLSYGLFKDHLWFSIFVHIVNSSLSRFQRLSCCLAILLSSLLLNTIILSAKKEDAHFLELQYLMSIRTGILSALLSIPVEWVAVTLFKYSTKEPSPCNIAQGQGKESSPCLAENLHKEGTQPSEMKSEQFPATDNNFSNNYVAEKEATLGKAQKLQWQRCLACSAWLFVFFISGVSSFFVTFIGLSYSNKTSSEWLIASLTSFCLHVSFFETVQIVIFSGWNICLAKYCRNIPWQSYEGMKCKTRMMEANEMRKVHNDLVQLRASKKYQPIKEEEVIALQKRQMIQYLAYKFVKDMICHFIFLTLILTISHPIDVTRSFHYNQDMYRKFSPNLTMLKGTLDVYNWVNDSFLPLIHNADHPSFLLDSWSQVLGLPRMRQIRSKYSAVKCLLPHSLKNTFIMHTFRCQKKYGLDPEDQANYLGSWAAPTNAPIPRHSAEFLGFSYEPSAAKWEYVSYGQLNEYSSRGYTFYFFPKEPRVNSTKRLEALESKNWIDNKTWAVIFELTTFSVDADMFSSVSVVFEFSLLGPVNASVMVQSYQLPFFSHQTISQIFLFCLTVHMLIIYIVDEFHIVHQEQLRYFATATNLINLGIKTVCVLFLVMFVYKFKLSSDLVQFYLLHPQKFVPFHMVSQLDQKVRDILGTMIFFLVLKTYRYLRFLYDLRQAQKSLRSSLPGMINISIMGGIFFYGYTSFGYLAFVQHEWNFRGLASSFTTVLSYCTQAFRNTEFMADKVLGALFLGSFMLVMICIFVNLSQVIIMSAYKDMKEIVCHEPSNEADVMYFIIQKIYRMCYFAHTGAHTKTETDLFNTILYGKYIKRRRPPLRKHLEKKQRLYLVV, encoded by the coding sequence ATGCCATTCCTTCGGCCTCTGCTCTTCATCTTCTGCTGGTCCTGTTGCTCCCCCAGCACGCTGGCGGCCCTTCTTCATCTAATGCCGCCACCACTGTCAGTCACTTGCACCAAGCCTGAGAACCACGTCTATCAACGACAAGACCACCGTTTCCAGGTCTCGTGTCTTTGGGACAGATACGTGGCGTTGCGCTACTCCAAAGCCCCCGGAGGGAACCCCAAGGATGGAGGGGCAGAGTCTCCAGTGCCCCCTCTCTGCCACTGGTATCGGGACTCCATCCTGGTCAACCGCACCACTCACTGGACGGGTCAGCTGACGTTCGGCCCAGGCCTGCCAAGGGAAGGTCCCCATCCGCCCTGGGCCAGCACGCAGATCATAGTGCAGTGCGCCTCCGTTTTGTGCTCGGCTCCCCTGTGCTTGTACCACAACTTGAGCATTGAGGTGGTGGGGCAAGATGTTCACCTCTTCCTGCTCTGGCCGCACACGCTGCCGGTTTTGGAAAGGCAGCCTGTGCGCTTGGGCTGGTGTGCGCGCCTCAAGAATTCTGCCTGGCGCTACCGCTTCAAGAGCCAAGGGGGTCACCCCGAGGAGCTCCTGATTCCCACCAACCAGCACAGTGAGCCCCCGCCATTTACGGTCTACCCCAGCGCGGAGTTGCACCAAGTCTGCAGGTCTTACTACAGCTACCACTTGACCGTGCAGTACCCCCACCGCGGATCCTACGCCGCTTCCATCAGCGCGGAGCCTGGACCCCAGATCAGCCTCCGCCTCGACTTCTTTGTGGAGCCTGCTCTGCTCTTCGTGTTCAGGGTGACGTCCAAATTGCAGAAACACCTGCCTGGGAGCCTGACCCTTTCTTGGGACCTGCGGCAGCTCAGCCGAGAAATAGTCGCTTACCAACTCCTGGACCCACAGGGATCCCTGGGGCAGTCCCACTTCTACGATTACAACCCCTTTAGCCTGCACAGCCGTTTCTGTGCTGTGCCCACGTCCCACCACACCAAGGAAACGGTCGTGGCCAGCATGTACTTCCATACCAGCCAGAGGGTGGTGGGGAGAGTCAGAGGAAAGCTTGATTTCTCAAATGGGACCTTAACTTTCTGGACCAGCCGGGCAACCTCAATTTCCATCAGGCTCAACCCACAGAAAAACACGATTAGCACTTACATTTTTAGCCATGCCCAGGGCCTCTACTATTCGACCCAAAAAGGCAGTGTGGACAATGACCCCGGTGGGAACTCCACCCTCTGCTATGTTCTCTATCAGCAGGCAGGTCTCTCTTACCTGGTTACAGTCCAATTCATGCAGCCCCAGCTATTTAGATTCAGCCTGGCTATCTATCTGAATCGGAACGAGGCTCTCTTCAAAACTCTAGGGGGAAACGAGATGGAAGTTTATGTCTTCAACAGCACTTCTCCTGATAGCAGCTTGGTCTACGTTGTGTGGTTCATACCTGTGCAGCATCCGCTTCTGCAGTGTGAGTGGACCTTCAGTTTGCAAGTTTTTGACTCAATAGGCAGGAACTTGGTGAAGAACTACAGTTTTGCCTATGCCGATCAGATCCGAAATGCAGCTCATTTCGTTCCTGATGCTGCCTTAGCTTTCAATCCTGCCTTGTATGCAGGCTTTGTAGCCAAAGTGAAATGCATGGAGACTGCAAGGACTCCTATGGTATTCACAGCGATGTTTAATACTTACGTTGCAAAAGTCATAGAATCCCAAATTGCCTGCCAGCAAAAACCTTGCACCATTCCTGAAATTAGGATCCACCAGGCTGTTGATACCCAACGCATCCTGTATTACGCACAGGGGACTGAATTTACTCTAGCAGCAGACATGCAGGTCAATTGTCCAGGCCCCAAAGCAACCAAGGTCATCTGGAACATCTATAAAGTCTCCAGTCTGTCAGATACACCAGACTGGTCCAAGCCTCTTAATCCACCTGGCGTTGAGGAAAGGAATTTCATTGCCTTAAAAGTCCCCAGCTCAAGCCTGGATACTGGCTtatatctttttaattttacGATGCAGTTGATTTCATTCACCCTCCCCCAGAAGGTAGAGCGCTCTGATGCAGTGCATGTTGAGATTGGGCTGGACCGTTGGGGGGCGGCCATTGCTGGCGGCCAGTTCCGGACCGTTGGATTTTCTGACCGGTGGATTCTGAAGGGATCTGTCCTGTTTAATGGTGAGGTGGTCAGTCTGTCTCAAGGACTGTCCTTTACTTGGTATTGCACCAAACGAAAAACAGACTATGCATCAATGACGCTCAGCAGAGATGGGAAATGTCATCCAGACCAAGTTGATTTGAAGTGGACCGCATCCTCCGATTCGATTCAGATGGTGCTTCCCCAAACCCTTCAAGCAAATACAACACACAATTTTCTCCTGGTGGTTCAAAATGGTAGCAGGATAGCTCAGGCTCAGCAAGCTGTACATGTGCAGGCTCACAGTGCCCTCCTTCTGAACATTGCATGTATTGAAAATTGTGGAACTTCAGTGATTCCAACGGAAAGATTTTGTCTGTCTGGTAAATGCGCGAACTGCAGGGAAATCAAATCCTCGTATTACTGGTCACTGCGCTCAGCCCAGTCCAATGAGATCAAATTTGACTGGTCTTCCAAGACAACTACTGGAAGAACCAACTCCTATCTACATCTCAGGGCATCTGCTTTGGTCTCCATGGCAGAAGAGTCCTATATTTTGAGCCTAAAAGTCATAACCAAAGATGGACGGTCATCTCTCTGTGAATATTCTTTTTATGTTAATGCTCCACCACAGGTAGGAAAATGTGTCCTCAGTCCAAGGATAGGTACAGCTTTTCTAACAAAATTCATTATCCAGTGCAGTGGATTTCAAGATAGAAATGAGCCTCTTGCCTATAAAGTAATAGCAGCATCAGATCAAATTAAAATTAGTTCCATATCCTCCATTCAGAATAATACTTTGGGGATAATCATCTACTCTGGACATGAATCCCAAACTCCCTGGTCTTTTCTCCCCCCCGGTAGACCATCCCAGAACTCTGCTTTGACTATATATGTTCAAGTTTACGATGCCCTTGGTGCATTTTCTCAAGTCACTTTGCAAGCGACGGTGCTGGATCAAAGAAAACAGAAGACCAATGCTCTCCTCCATCATGAACTGCATGAGTTGATTAATGGGTCAAGTGCCCCCGTGGCTGCGTCGCTCATCACCAAAGATTACTTGAGTATAGGCTATATTGTGTACATGGTGGCCTCGGCCTTAAACAACATTGAGGCTTCACCATCCAGCCAGGTTCCTAAAGCAGCTCTGCGTCAACGTCTGCTGAATATAGCTGCAGGGATTCCTGTCACTACTACTGGGGAAATCAATCAGGTGGTTCTGAGTATTTGTCAAGCAACACATGAAATCGCtgaagtcaacagggcaacccaGCTGCTTGCagtaaggaaattaaaaaaagtcAGCAAAGCTTTGAAAAGACACAGGGATCAAGGCTTAGGCTCAAAGGAAACTGAGATTCTTAGCAATGGGATTCTCGCAGGGTTGTCCAATATCTTGAGTGCTTCTCTCTTGCATCACGGAAATCCTAATGCAGAAGCCGTTAAAGAAGCCATTTCCGTAACAGAAGTATTAGCAAATCTCGTTTTACACGGCAAAGTCCCTGGTGGGCATGAAACGAATATGGTGGCCGAAAACTGGACCATCCACCTATGGAAAGATGAAAAATGGGACATTTCAGAAACTTTCTCAAAGAGAAAGCAATGCAGGAACTGCTTCTATCCAAAACTAAAGCAGGGCTCTCATGTGGAATTAGGGGTAGATAGTGTCGTTTCCACTGTTCTATATGAATTTGAGCAGAATCCTTTTCCTTGGTTGCATTTCACAGACAATATTGGAACAATGGTGATGGGATTCAAAATGATGGGGACCGATTCTAAAGGGGGCATAACCAGCGTTCTTCCTGATGTGGTGGAAATGATCTTGACTAGAAAAAACAAGGCCATCTTTGACTTGACTATAGGGCCCGATAAAAAACGTCCTAAAACAACGGGTGGCTTTAACTTGGAAATCAAAAGAAGCTCCAGTGACATTTTCATCCAACTTGTGCCCAAAAGGAAAATTACTTTCCAGGTATTTATCTACCTCGGTGTCAATTTTAGCCATTCTCCTTTAGTTTTATATAATGCTTCCCATCTCCGTCCTCCAACAGTCGTTAAAAAGGACACAGTGATCCCTGAATGTGCGATCAAGGTTCCTTATGTCCTCTGCCTCCCAAAGTCATTGCTTTGGTCTCCAGCCTATAACAGTGGAGCAGACATACTTAACATTTCCGTTGTCTTACAGTCACACCCGATCGTGAGAGGCCAAACTGCAAAGTTTGTCCGCGTGGCTGTTTTTGCAGCTGGTTGCTTGGAGCTAGACGGTGTGCAGGATCAGTGGAAAGAAGACACATGCAGCCTCGGCCCTCAAACCAGTTGGTCCAAAATCCACTGTGTCTGCAAAGCAAAAAAACATAGCCCAAAGTCAACTAGATCCAGTTCAGCAGGGATCTCTGGACCTGGAATCCGATTTTTGGCTGGCAAGGTACTTTTATTTCCCAACCAAGTTGATATGAACATGTACCTTTTAGCCCCCGCAGGGAAGAATCCTGTCCCAGGGTTGACTGTGTTTGCCGTTTTTCTCATCTACATTCTCTTGGCCGTCTGGGTGAGAAGAAAAGATAGCACTAGGATTGAAGAGCAGATTATAGATTTGCCAGATAATGACCCCTTTCACACAATGAGATACCTTGTTACCATCTATACCGGTAGCCGTCCAAGAGCAGGGACCAAAGCTGACGTGTTCATTGAGCTGACTGGCCAGAATGGGTCGAGTGATGTGCATCACTTGAGGCATCCGGCATTTCCAGAGGTCCTTCAGTGCAGACGCATTGACACTTTTATCCTAACTACCAAGGAAGACTTGGGGGACCTCTTCTCTATCCACATCTGGCACAATTACGGTGGCTTTGGTCCTAACTGGTACTTGAGCCGAATCAAAGTCAAAAATGTAGACACTAACCAAGCATGGCTGTTTCTGTGTAGAAAGTGGTTGGCTCTTGGCAGGAATAACTACCAAATAGAATGGACTTTTGAGGTCACTGATCCAGAAGTCCCCATAAGCAgaactgattatttttttataatgctTAGCTATGGCTTGTTCAAAGACCACCTCTGGTTCTCTATCTTTGTTCACATCGTCAACAGCAGTTTGAGCAGATTCCAGCGGCTCTCATGCTGCTTAGCAATACTTTTGAGCTCCCTGCTGCTCAACACTATAATCCTCAGTGCCAAGAAAGAAGATGCTCATTTCCTAGAACTGCAGTATCTGATGTCTATAAGGACTGGCATTCTCAGTGCTCTTCTCTCCATTCCTGTGGAATGGGTTGCAGTGACCTTGTTCAAGTACTCCACGAAGGAGCCTTCCCCGTGTAACATCGCTCAGGGTCAGGGAAAGGAAAGTTCCCCTTGCTTGGCTGAAAACCTTCATAAAGAAGGCACCCAACCTTCAGAGATGAAGTCAGAGCAATTTCCAGCCACAGACAACAATTTCAGTAATAATTATGTAGCTGAGAAGGAAGCAACTTTGGGTAAAGCCCAGAAATTGCAATGGCAAAGATGTTTGGCCTGTAGTGCGTGGCTCTTTGTCTTCTTCATATCTGGGGTATCGTCATTTTTCGTCACATTCATTGGCCTCTCTTACAGTAACAAAACATCCTCTGAATGGTTAATAGCTTCCCTGACATCGTTCTGTCTCCACGTGAGCTTCTTTGAGACTGTACAAATTGTTATTTTCTCAGGCTGGAATATCTGTTTGGCAAAATACTGCAGAAACATCCCGTGGCAAAGCTATGAAGGTATGAAGTGCAAAACGAGAATGATGGAAGCCAATGAGATGAGGAAGGTGCACAATGACCTCGTTCAACTGAGAGCTTCCAAGAAATACCAACCAATCAAGGAAGAAGAAGTTATAGCTCTTCAAAAGAGGCAGATGATTCAGTATCTGGCCTACAAATTTGTAAAGGACATGATCTGCCATTTTATCTTCCTAACCTTAATTTTAACGATTTCACACCCAATAGATGTTACCAGATCCTTTCATTACAATCAAGACATGTATAGAAAGTTTTCTCCTAATTTAACCATGTTGAAGGGAACACTGGATGTTTACAACTGGGTGAACGACAGTTTTCTGCCGCTGATACACAATGCCGATCACCCAAGCTTTCTTCTGGACTCCTGGTCCCAAGTCCTGGGATTGCCCAGAATGAGGCAGATAAGAAGTAAATATTCTGCTGTTAAATGTTTACTTCCCCATTCCttgaaaaatacatttataatgcATACTTTCCGCTGCCAGAAGAAATATGGGCTTGACCCAGAAGATCAAGCCAACTACCTGGGCTCCTGGGCAGCTCCGACCAACGCCCCCATTCCCAGGCACAGTGCCGAGTTCTTAGGCTTCAGTTACGAGCCAAGCGCCGCCAAGTGGGAATATGTCTCCTACGGACAATTAAACGAATACTCCTCCAGGggatatactttttattttttccccaaagaaccaCGTGTGAATTCAACGAAAAGGTTGGAAGCTTTGGAATCGAAAAACTGGATTGACAACAAGACCTGGGCAGTGATTTTTGAACTGACAACTTTCAGCGTTGATGCTGATATGTTCTCTAGTGTGTCTGTTGTCTTTGAATTTTCTTTACTCGGCCCTGTGAATGCAAGTGTCATGGTGCAGTCTTACCAGCTCCCATTTTTCTCACATCAAACCATCAGCCagattttcctcttttgtttAACAGTACACATGCTCATAATTTATATTGTTGATGAATTCCACATAGTGCACCAAGAACAGCTGAGATATTTTGCCACTGCCACCAATCTGATCAACTTAGGGATAAAGACAGTCTGCGTACTGTTTTTGGTGATGTTTGTGTACAAATTCAAGCTTTCTTCCGACTTAGTGCAATTTTACTTACTTCATCCCCAAAAGTTTGTCCCATTCCATATGGTTTCCCAATTGGACCAGAAGGTCAGAGATATCCTGGGAACTATGATTTTTTTCCTGGTTCTGAAAACATACCGCTATCTCAGATTTCTGTATGATTTACGCCAAGCCCAAAAATCCCTGCGCTCATCCCTCCCTGGAATGATCAATATATCCATAATGGGAGGGATATTTTTTTATGGATATACCTCATTTGGGTATCTGGCATTTGTCCAACACGAATGGAATTTCCGTGGCCTGGCTTCTTCCTTCACAACCGTGTTGTCGTATTGTACCCAAGCATTCAGGAACACCGAATTTATGGCTGACAAAGTGTTGGGGGCTCTCTTTTTAGGATCCTTTATGTTGGTGATGATTTGCATTTTTGTCAATTTAAGCCAAGTCATCATCATGTCGGCCTACAAAGACATGAAGGAAATTGTTTGCCATGAACCTTCAAATGAAGCGGATGTGATGTATTTTATAATCCAGAAGATCTACAGAATGTGCTATTTTGCCCACACTGGTGCCCATACGAAAACAGAAACCGATCTTTTTAACACTATACTGTATGGGAAATATATCAAACGTCGAAGGCCACCCTTAAGAAAACACTTGGAAAAGAAACAAAGGCTTTATCTCGTTGTTTGA